A window of Streptomyces sp. DG1A-41 contains these coding sequences:
- a CDS encoding VCBS repeat-containing protein → MHQHERPSGRPHAPAHPHARPFRRPRLRLALATAAAAALTGTLLTATAGTAAAADPTQAPQADFNHDGIGDVAFSAAGAYVSGKKDAGQLVVLYGTKTGVSSAKRSAISQNTAGNPGTAESGDVFGADSAYADFNGDGYDDLAVSSPLEDVGSDKDGGGVAVLWGSAQGITGKGVSIADAAPTQHDRWGRNLAAGDFDGDGKADLAVGNTSNVIYVYKGGISTSGTAVKGRYSVKAPIQASGDGSGPLNLTAGDVNGDRRTDLVVDGFETATGRYWNANYLLLGTGSGLSAADARPLKAGVITGIGDINGDGYGDIVTGMHWNRTDDGVTFPEAADGGKVWITYGAPGGVGSTTGITQNTGNVPGSSERNDYFGYELDLGDVNGDGYQDLVVGVAGEDIGSVADAGQLVVLYGSASGINTSTGTQSFAQSTAGVPGSDEKGDFLGTDVKLDDVTGDGRADLLAGSYENDGNGAVLYMPSSGTKITATGSRTVSPSTSGVSTTGYPNFGANFAD, encoded by the coding sequence ATGCATCAGCACGAGCGCCCCTCCGGGCGCCCGCACGCGCCCGCACACCCGCACGCGCGCCCGTTCCGTCGCCCCCGCCTGCGCCTCGCCCTGGCGACCGCCGCGGCTGCCGCCCTCACCGGCACGCTGCTCACGGCCACGGCCGGTACGGCGGCGGCCGCGGACCCGACGCAGGCCCCGCAGGCCGACTTCAACCACGACGGCATCGGCGACGTGGCGTTCTCCGCCGCCGGCGCGTACGTGAGCGGCAAGAAGGACGCCGGCCAGCTCGTCGTCCTGTACGGCACGAAGACGGGAGTCTCGTCCGCGAAGCGGTCCGCCATCAGCCAGAACACCGCCGGCAACCCGGGCACCGCCGAGAGCGGTGACGTGTTCGGCGCCGACAGCGCCTACGCCGACTTCAACGGCGACGGCTATGACGACCTCGCCGTCTCCTCCCCGCTGGAGGACGTCGGCAGCGACAAGGACGGCGGCGGTGTCGCGGTCCTGTGGGGCTCGGCCCAGGGCATCACCGGCAAGGGCGTCTCCATCGCGGACGCGGCCCCCACCCAGCACGACCGGTGGGGCAGGAACCTCGCCGCCGGCGACTTCGACGGCGACGGCAAGGCGGACCTGGCCGTCGGCAACACCTCCAACGTCATCTACGTCTACAAGGGCGGCATCAGCACCTCCGGCACCGCGGTCAAGGGCCGGTACAGCGTCAAGGCACCGATCCAGGCATCGGGCGACGGGTCCGGCCCTCTCAACCTCACCGCGGGCGACGTCAACGGCGACCGCCGCACCGACCTGGTCGTCGACGGCTTCGAGACCGCCACCGGCCGGTACTGGAACGCCAACTACCTCCTCCTCGGCACGGGTTCGGGCCTGTCCGCCGCCGACGCCCGGCCGCTGAAGGCCGGTGTCATCACCGGCATCGGCGACATCAACGGCGACGGCTACGGCGACATCGTCACCGGCATGCACTGGAACCGGACCGACGACGGGGTGACCTTCCCGGAGGCCGCCGACGGTGGCAAGGTGTGGATCACCTACGGCGCGCCGGGCGGCGTCGGCTCCACCACCGGCATCACCCAGAACACCGGCAACGTCCCCGGCAGCTCGGAGCGGAACGACTACTTCGGCTACGAGCTGGACCTGGGCGACGTCAACGGCGACGGCTACCAGGACCTCGTGGTCGGCGTCGCGGGCGAGGACATCGGGTCGGTCGCGGACGCCGGCCAGCTCGTCGTGCTGTACGGCTCGGCCTCGGGCATCAACACCTCCACCGGCACCCAGTCCTTCGCACAGAGCACCGCGGGCGTCCCCGGCTCGGACGAGAAGGGCGACTTCCTCGGCACCGACGTCAAGCTCGACGACGTCACCGGCGACGGCCGGGCCGACCTGCTGGCCGGCTCGTACGAGAACGACGGCAACGGCGCGGTCCTCTACATGCCGTCCAGCGGCACGAAGATCACCGCCACGGGTTCGCGCACCGTCTCCCCCAGCACCTCGGGCGTTTCCACGACGGGCTACCCGAACTTCGGCGCCAACTTCGCCGACTGA
- a CDS encoding dihydrofolate reductase family protein — protein MDDMEPQTAAGKVLWHFAMSLDGFVAGPNHTMDWMTGATFRPGLTKEYAETTGAVLGGRVGWDACPDPSGIYGGAWQGPVFVLTHHPEDAQPTPGVTFLSCDVAEALRIAREAAGGKNVEVFSPTIGRQLLDRGLIDEIDLHIVPVLLGDGIRLFDNPGGAPVRLELLVGDDRKAAVDVRYRPVPAE, from the coding sequence ATGGACGACATGGAACCGCAGACCGCCGCCGGCAAGGTGCTCTGGCACTTCGCTATGTCCCTGGACGGATTCGTCGCGGGCCCGAATCACACGATGGACTGGATGACGGGGGCGACCTTCCGCCCCGGCCTCACCAAGGAGTACGCCGAGACGACCGGCGCCGTGCTGGGCGGCCGGGTCGGCTGGGACGCCTGTCCCGACCCCAGCGGGATCTACGGCGGCGCCTGGCAGGGGCCCGTGTTCGTGCTCACGCACCACCCGGAGGACGCGCAGCCCACCCCGGGCGTGACCTTCCTGAGCTGCGACGTCGCCGAGGCGCTCCGGATCGCGCGCGAGGCCGCCGGCGGGAAGAACGTCGAGGTGTTCTCGCCGACCATCGGCCGGCAGCTCCTGGACCGCGGGCTGATCGACGAGATCGACCTGCACATCGTGCCCGTGCTGCTCGGCGACGGGATCCGGCTGTTCGACAACCCCGGGGGAGCGCCCGTACGGCTGGAGCTGCTCGTCGGGGACGACCGTAAGGCAGCGGTCGACGTGCGGTACCGGCCGGTGCCCGCCGAGTGA
- a CDS encoding dihydrofolate reductase family protein, with protein sequence MTTVVMHNVVSLDGFIADPDDQVGPLFDWYGNGDVPINQYAKVSKASADYVQPTMAKIGTLVVGRHVFDMTDGWGGVPPAGEHVVVVSHRPRPEGWHPDAPFHFVDGVEEAIAKAKELTGEDRDVGVAAGDAGGQAFALGLVDEVAMDVVPVVFGSGKRYFGSVAAQHLLEDPHIVIQGDRVLHLRYRVRKQP encoded by the coding sequence ATGACCACCGTCGTGATGCACAACGTCGTGTCCCTGGACGGCTTCATCGCCGACCCGGACGACCAGGTCGGGCCGCTCTTCGACTGGTACGGCAACGGTGACGTCCCCATCAACCAGTACGCCAAGGTGTCCAAGGCCTCCGCCGACTACGTGCAGCCGACCATGGCCAAGATCGGGACGCTGGTCGTCGGGCGGCATGTGTTCGACATGACCGACGGGTGGGGCGGCGTGCCGCCGGCCGGTGAGCACGTGGTGGTCGTGTCGCACCGGCCCCGGCCCGAGGGGTGGCACCCGGACGCGCCGTTCCACTTCGTCGACGGTGTGGAGGAGGCCATCGCCAAGGCCAAGGAGCTGACCGGGGAGGACCGTGACGTCGGTGTGGCGGCGGGGGACGCCGGCGGGCAGGCCTTCGCGCTGGGGCTGGTCGACGAGGTGGCGATGGACGTCGTGCCGGTGGTCTTCGGCTCGGGCAAGCGCTACTTCGGCTCGGTCGCCGCCCAGCATCTGCTCGAGGACCCGCACATCGTGATCCAGGGCGACCGGGTGCTGCACCTGCGCTACCGCGTCCGCAAGCAGCCGTGA